GCCTTCGGCGCGCTCCGCGCCCGCGGGCGGCTCCCCGATGCGGAGGAGGAGGTCGCCCGGCTCCACTTCCTCCCCCTCGCGCACCCGCACCTCCGCGACGCACCCGTCGAGCGGCGCCGTCAGCGTCGTCTCCATCTTCATCGCCTCCAGCACCAGGAGCGGCTGGCCGCGGCGGACCGCCTCGCCCTCGCGGACGCGCAGGCGGGCGACGCGGCCGCGCAGCACCGCGGCCACCTGCGCC
The nucleotide sequence above comes from Bacillota bacterium. Encoded proteins:
- a CDS encoding biotin/lipoyl-binding protein; this translates as ADERGERTLYFELNGSPRETRILDRRRAPARPARPKAEPGDPAQVAAVLRGRVARLRVREGEAVRRGQPLLVLEAMKMETTLTAPLDGCVAEVRVREGEEVEPGDLLLRIGEPPAGAERAEGAAGGAGEGA